In a single window of the Campylobacter fetus subsp. testudinum 03-427 genome:
- the cheW gene encoding purine-binding chemotaxis protein CheW (Pfam match to PF01584.15 CheW): MSDKLEQVLQKQKQQITEPTAKDRDEIEQLVGFIVGEEEFAIPILYIKEIIKPIEYTRVPSVPDYVLGVFNLRGNVIPLIDLRIKFNLHPSKMTANTRYIVMKDDDNIAGFVIDRLTEAIRINKDRIDQPPETLAKDKGMIQGIGKRDNNILTILKVEALLKRDF, from the coding sequence ATGAGCGATAAGTTAGAACAAGTTTTACAAAAACAGAAGCAACAAATAACTGAACCTACTGCAAAAGATAGAGATGAGATAGAGCAGCTGGTTGGATTTATAGTTGGCGAGGAGGAATTTGCTATTCCGATTTTATATATCAAAGAGATTATAAAACCGATAGAATATACTAGGGTTCCTAGTGTTCCAGATTATGTTTTAGGTGTTTTTAATCTAAGAGGAAATGTTATACCTCTTATAGATTTAAGGATTAAATTTAATCTACATCCATCTAAAATGACGGCAAATACTCGTTATATCGTTATGAAAGATGATGATAATATAGCGGGATTTGTTATCGATAGACTTACTGAGGCTATTAGGATTAACAAAGATAGAATTGATCAGCCACCTGAAACTTTAGCAAAAGATAAAGGTATGATTCAAGGAATCGGTAAAAGAGATAATAACATACTTACAATACTAAAAGTTGAAGCACTTTTAAAACGTGATTTTTAA
- the serB gene encoding phosphoserine phosphatase (Pfam match to PF00702.22 Hydrolase) encodes MIKLCVFDFDSTLMDGETITILSSAVGKDKEVSDITKRAMAGELDFYESLVKRVKFIEGLKLQDAIKITSNLPFIDGAGEIISYLKAKDIKTIVFSGGFHIATDAAQAKLKFDINFANELHHKNSILTGSVGGEMMFGDSKGKMLARLKSFLNLKDDEIVCVGDGANDVSMFKEAGMGIAFCANEILKKAATHIVDTKDLRELKQIL; translated from the coding sequence ATGATAAAACTTTGTGTTTTTGACTTTGACTCTACTTTAATGGATGGTGAGACTATCACCATCCTTTCAAGTGCTGTTGGAAAAGATAAAGAGGTTAGCGATATCACAAAAAGAGCTATGGCTGGAGAGCTTGATTTTTATGAAAGTTTAGTAAAAAGAGTAAAATTTATAGAAGGATTAAAACTTCAAGACGCTATAAAAATAACTTCAAATTTGCCGTTTATAGACGGTGCTGGTGAAATTATCTCATATTTAAAAGCAAAAGATATCAAAACTATCGTATTTAGCGGTGGATTTCATATAGCAACTGACGCTGCTCAGGCTAAGCTTAAATTTGATATAAATTTTGCAAACGAGCTTCATCACAAAAATAGCATTTTAACAGGATCTGTCGGCGGAGAGATGATGTTTGGAGACTCAAAAGGAAAGATGCTTGCACGCTTAAAAAGTTTTTTAAATTTAAAAGATGATGAGATAGTTTGCGTCGGAGACGGTGCAAATGATGTTTCTATGTTTAAAGAAGCAGGTATGGGCATAGCATTTTGCGCAAATGAGATCTTGAAAAAAGCCGCAACTCATATAGTAGATACAAAAGATTTAAGGGAATTAAAACAAATTTTATAA
- the tal gene encoding transaldolase (Pfam match to PF00923.15 Transaldolase) yields the protein MYRDIKFSLWCDFLERDFINGEFLNLIENSVINGATSNPSIFKSAICSSLAYAASKEEYKRKSPKELYEILATTDIKMAANKLLKNYANDDDGFVSLEVDPNLYDDSEGTYKEGKKLFNTIKMPNVMIKVPATDSGYEAMSDLMKKGINVNATLVFSISQVKECLEAFNEGSRAYAKRFPGTPLPKGVISIFVSRFDRLLDESLKNAGLATSKYGIYNATKAYKIIEQQDNKNIRALFASTGVKGDELPADYYIKELLYKNAINTAPLNTIKEFIKDMSEPKSPLECSVIDEYFDRAKKADINYEKSCKILLEDGLKAFCEAFDDILTSLK from the coding sequence ATGTATAGGGATATCAAATTTTCACTTTGGTGTGATTTTTTGGAGAGAGATTTTATAAACGGCGAGTTTTTAAATTTAATAGAAAATTCGGTTATAAACGGTGCTACGAGCAATCCGTCGATATTTAAATCTGCTATTTGCTCATCTCTGGCTTACGCGGCTTCAAAAGAGGAATACAAAAGAAAAAGTCCAAAAGAGCTATACGAAATTTTAGCTACAACGGATATAAAAATGGCTGCAAATAAACTTCTAAAAAACTATGCAAATGACGATGACGGTTTTGTTAGCCTAGAAGTTGATCCAAATTTATATGATGATAGTGAAGGCACTTATAAAGAGGGAAAAAAACTATTTAACACTATCAAGATGCCAAATGTAATGATAAAAGTTCCAGCCACTGATAGCGGATATGAGGCTATGAGTGATCTTATGAAAAAGGGAATTAATGTAAATGCTACTCTGGTATTTTCAATCTCTCAAGTAAAAGAGTGTTTAGAGGCTTTTAACGAAGGAAGTAGAGCTTACGCTAAAAGATTTCCAGGAACTCCGCTTCCAAAAGGAGTTATCAGTATATTTGTTAGTCGTTTTGATAGACTGCTTGATGAGAGTCTTAAAAACGCTGGATTAGCGACTTCTAAGTACGGAATTTACAATGCTACAAAAGCTTATAAAATAATAGAACAACAAGATAATAAAAATATAAGAGCTCTTTTTGCTAGCACAGGAGTAAAAGGTGATGAGTTGCCGGCTGATTACTATATAAAAGAGCTTTTATATAAAAATGCTATAAATACCGCTCCTCTTAACACCATAAAAGAGTTTATCAAAGATATGAGTGAGCCAAAATCTCCACTTGAATGCAGCGTTATAGACGAGTATTTTGATAGAGCTAAAAAGGCTGATATAAACTATGAAAAGAGTTGTAAAATACTTTTAGAAGATGGTTTAAAAGCATTTTGTGAGGCGTTTGATGATATTTTAACAAGCTTAAAATAA
- a CDS encoding type II/IV secretion system protein, PilT/PilU family (Pfam match to PF00437.16 T2SSE), giving the protein MDYDINIDQLDFKLRDELNIYLLELINSSGSDLHIKAEGIIRKRVKGEIVPISNKRVLSSKEAITLAKELLRSRFNELVDKKSVDFTYKFNDDYRFRVNTFFQMDGVSFVFRTIPTKPPTFDELRLPNAVKQMCKEIYRGIILVTGPTGSGKTTTLASMINYINNHRRSHIITIEDPIEFVYKDENCIINQRSIGQDTANFADALRGALREDPDIILVGEMRDLETIEIAMHAAETGHLVLSTLHTVDAKDTIGRIISMFPGNEQNRIKLSLASVLKGIISQRLCKRADGKGRVAALEIMLATPRIKNLILENRASDLIYDAIAESSANSGMQTFDTHLLKLFIDGIITREEALEISSRRNDLEIRMKAAELESSLSKTTQNKDNREIDDLIALKNIG; this is encoded by the coding sequence ATGGATTATGATATAAATATCGATCAGCTTGATTTTAAGCTAAGAGATGAGTTAAATATATATTTGTTAGAGCTTATAAACTCTTCAGGAAGTGACTTGCATATAAAAGCTGAAGGCATCATAAGAAAACGTGTAAAAGGCGAGATAGTTCCTATATCCAATAAACGCGTTTTAAGCTCAAAAGAGGCGATCACTCTTGCAAAAGAGCTTTTAAGAAGCAGGTTTAATGAGCTAGTCGATAAAAAAAGTGTAGATTTTACTTATAAATTTAACGATGATTATAGATTTCGTGTAAATACGTTTTTCCAGATGGATGGTGTAAGTTTTGTGTTTCGTACCATTCCTACAAAACCTCCTACATTTGATGAGCTAAGGCTTCCCAACGCCGTTAAGCAGATGTGTAAAGAAATTTATAGAGGTATAATCCTAGTAACAGGACCTACAGGAAGTGGTAAAACTACAACTCTTGCTAGTATGATAAATTACATAAATAACCATAGAAGATCGCATATTATAACGATAGAAGATCCTATAGAGTTTGTATATAAAGATGAAAATTGCATTATCAATCAAAGAAGCATCGGTCAAGATACTGCAAATTTCGCAGATGCTCTTAGAGGCGCTTTGAGAGAGGATCCAGATATTATATTAGTTGGAGAGATGAGAGATCTTGAAACCATAGAGATAGCTATGCACGCAGCTGAAACAGGGCACCTTGTTTTATCCACTTTGCATACGGTGGATGCTAAAGATACTATTGGTAGAATAATTAGTATGTTCCCAGGAAATGAACAAAATCGTATAAAATTGAGTTTGGCTTCTGTATTAAAAGGGATTATCAGTCAAAGACTTTGTAAGAGAGCTGATGGAAAGGGCAGAGTTGCCGCTCTTGAGATAATGCTCGCAACTCCTAGAATAAAAAATTTGATCTTAGAAAACAGAGCATCAGATCTGATATACGACGCGATAGCAGAAAGTTCTGCAAATAGCGGTATGCAGACGTTTGATACGCATTTGTTGAAGCTTTTTATAGACGGTATCATCACAAGAGAAGAAGCTTTAGAAATTTCAAGCAGAAGAAATGATCTAGAAATTCGTATGAAAGCTGCTGAGCTTGAGTCTAGTTTAAGTAAAACGACGCAAAACAAAGATAATAGAGAAATCGATGATCTAATAGCGTTAAAAAATATCGGCTAA
- the rplY gene encoding 50S ribosomal protein L25 (Pfam matches to PF01386.15 Ribosomal_L25p, and to PF14693.2 Ribosomal_TL5_C) yields MLEGIVRESIDKRSTKALRKDGYLIANIYAKGVENINAAFKVNDFIKAVKSKSDLKFQVSVGGKTYDVVVVDYQKHPVTSALKHVDLKVVLDDEISKYMIPVKPFGTPIGFKNKGVLLQSKKRLAVKCKGKDLINSFDVDVSGLDIDDTILVRDIKTVPGVRILDADRVAVLGVIKAK; encoded by the coding sequence ATGTTAGAAGGTATCGTTAGAGAGAGTATTGACAAGAGAAGTACAAAAGCTCTTAGAAAAGATGGTTATCTAATCGCTAACATTTACGCAAAAGGTGTTGAGAATATTAACGCTGCATTTAAAGTAAATGATTTTATCAAAGCCGTAAAAAGCAAGAGCGATCTGAAATTCCAAGTTAGCGTAGGTGGAAAAACCTATGACGTAGTAGTTGTTGATTATCAAAAACACCCAGTAACAAGTGCATTAAAGCATGTTGATTTAAAAGTCGTGCTTGATGATGAAATATCAAAATATATGATTCCTGTTAAGCCTTTTGGAACACCTATTGGTTTTAAGAACAAAGGCGTTTTACTTCAATCTAAAAAACGTTTAGCCGTAAAATGTAAAGGTAAAGATCTTATAAATAGCTTTGATGTTGATGTAAGCGGACTTGATATAGATGATACTATACTTGTACGTGATATAAAAACAGTTCCGGGCGTTCGTATTTTAGATGCTGATCGCGTTGCTGTACTAGGCGTAATAAAAGCTAAATAA
- the pth gene encoding peptidyl-tRNA hydrolase (Pfam match to PF01195.15 Pept_tRNA_hydro) — MTLVAGLGNIGKEYENTRHNVGFMLIDSMIKDGGFTNVSSGKFQGELFKKGSLLLLKPSTFMNLSGNSLKAVNDFYKPDMIIVIHDDLDLPFGTVRFKRGGSSGGHNGIKSIDSLIGNDYDRVRIGIGRGNNTVISYVLGEFIDDEKDRLKDILTHCKNAVLELITCGDITQISSKFTLKA, encoded by the coding sequence ATGACTCTTGTAGCCGGACTTGGCAATATAGGCAAAGAGTATGAAAATACTCGCCATAATGTCGGTTTTATGTTGATAGATTCTATGATTAAAGACGGCGGATTTACCAACGTAAGCTCCGGCAAATTTCAAGGCGAACTTTTTAAAAAAGGTTCGCTTCTTCTTCTTAAACCATCTACTTTTATGAATTTAAGCGGTAATTCTTTAAAAGCCGTTAATGACTTTTATAAGCCAGATATGATAATTGTTATCCATGATGACCTTGATCTTCCTTTTGGAACGGTGAGATTTAAACGCGGCGGAAGTAGCGGAGGACACAACGGTATCAAATCCATAGATAGTCTTATAGGGAACGACTATGATCGTGTTCGTATCGGGATAGGACGTGGAAATAATACTGTTATTAGCTACGTTTTAGGCGAATTTATCGATGATGAAAAAGATAGGCTAAAAGATATTTTAACGCATTGTAAAAATGCTGTTTTAGAGCTTATAACTTGTGGCGATATAACTCAAATTTCTTCAAAATTTACACTTAAAGCTTGA
- the nspC gene encoding carboxynorspermidine decarboxylase (bifunctional~Pfam match to PF00278.18 Orn_DAP_Arg_deC), with protein sequence MRLNDIKTPAYVCEEAILENNLKILKNISDESGAKVLCALKGFAFSGGMELVAKYLNGATCSGLHEAKYAKFHGFKEVHTYSPAFSDDDIDEVLSLSHHVVFNSFAQWDKFKIKAIKSGKSIGLRINPEVSSSPTDMYNPCSKFSRLGITKANFNEANIDGIDGLHFHALCEESARSLELVLCKFEEQFGNLIPKMKWINFGGGHHITKSGYDINLLIDLIKKFRKKYGVEVFIEPGEAVGWQCGFLISSVLDIVENEEKTCIIDASAECHMPDTVLMPYRPKMRGESSNGKFAYRFGGATCLAGDIVGAAAGDPIFKFDNEIKVGDKVIFEDQIHYTIVKNSTFNGVKLPNLVMISKSGEIKTVREFGYDEYSRRN encoded by the coding sequence ATGAGATTAAACGATATAAAAACTCCTGCTTATGTTTGCGAAGAGGCTATTCTTGAAAATAATCTGAAAATTCTAAAAAATATTAGCGATGAAAGCGGAGCAAAGGTGCTTTGCGCTTTAAAAGGTTTTGCATTTAGTGGTGGTATGGAGTTAGTCGCAAAGTATCTCAACGGTGCGACTTGTAGCGGTTTGCATGAAGCGAAATACGCTAAATTCCACGGATTTAAAGAAGTTCATACTTACTCTCCAGCTTTTAGCGATGATGATATAGACGAGGTTCTAAGTCTATCTCATCACGTGGTATTTAACAGTTTTGCGCAGTGGGATAAATTTAAAATAAAAGCTATAAAAAGCGGTAAAAGTATAGGACTGCGAATAAACCCTGAAGTTTCATCAAGTCCGACTGATATGTATAATCCTTGCAGTAAGTTTTCAAGGCTTGGTATAACAAAAGCGAATTTCAATGAGGCAAATATAGATGGTATCGATGGACTTCATTTTCATGCACTTTGTGAAGAGAGTGCCAGAAGTTTAGAGCTTGTTTTATGCAAATTTGAAGAGCAGTTTGGGAATCTTATACCAAAAATGAAATGGATAAATTTCGGCGGTGGCCATCATATCACAAAAAGCGGATACGATATAAATTTGCTCATAGATCTTATAAAAAAATTTAGAAAAAAATACGGCGTAGAGGTTTTCATAGAACCAGGCGAAGCAGTAGGTTGGCAATGCGGATTTTTGATCTCAAGTGTTCTTGATATCGTAGAAAACGAAGAAAAAACTTGTATAATCGACGCTTCTGCGGAGTGTCATATGCCAGATACCGTTCTTATGCCTTACCGTCCAAAAATGCGTGGCGAGAGCAGTAATGGTAAATTTGCGTATCGTTTTGGTGGCGCTACTTGTCTTGCTGGAGATATCGTAGGAGCGGCTGCTGGAGATCCTATTTTTAAATTTGATAATGAGATAAAAGTCGGCGATAAGGTTATTTTTGAAGATCAAATTCACTACACTATAGTCAAAAACAGTACGTTTAATGGCGTAAAACTTCCAAATTTAGTTATGATAAGCAAAAGCGGAGAGATCAAGACTGTGCGCGAGTTTGGCTATGACGAGTATAGTCGCAGAAATTAA
- the yedF gene encoding selenium metabolism protein (Pfam match to PF01206.13 TusA), whose product MQIDCRGLECPKPIIETKDALNELSIGDKLEIAVNSPAPLANVQKFLSANGLEFDIFQNGSEYTITVVKSHELMEIDMQNYSCEMDFQKHKILFLKDDKVGSDPIGKGLLTKFLSTISAVQADKRVTHIICVNEAVLMTTNRSHPSFAVLKDLSSFGINVLSCGSCLEALGLVDRLGVGQISNAFEIMNLMLENETVYL is encoded by the coding sequence ATGCAGATTGATTGTCGTGGGCTTGAGTGCCCAAAGCCAATTATTGAAACTAAAGATGCTTTAAATGAGCTTAGCATCGGAGATAAACTCGAAATAGCAGTTAATAGTCCTGCTCCATTAGCAAATGTTCAGAAGTTTTTAAGTGCAAACGGTTTGGAGTTTGATATCTTTCAAAACGGAAGTGAATACACTATCACTGTTGTTAAAAGTCATGAACTTATGGAAATAGATATGCAAAACTATAGTTGCGAAATGGATTTTCAAAAGCATAAAATACTGTTTTTAAAAGATGATAAAGTTGGTAGTGATCCTATAGGAAAAGGACTTTTAACTAAATTTTTAAGTACGATATCTGCTGTTCAAGCAGACAAAAGAGTTACTCATATTATCTGTGTGAATGAAGCCGTTCTTATGACTACAAATAGATCTCATCCTAGCTTTGCTGTGCTAAAAGATCTCTCATCATTCGGAATAAATGTGCTTAGTTGTGGTAGTTGTTTAGAAGCTCTTGGTCTTGTTGATAGGCTTGGAGTAGGGCAGATCAGCAATGCCTTTGAAATAATGAATTTAATGTTAGAAAATGAAACAGTTTATCTATAA
- the selD gene encoding selenophosphate synthetase (Pfam matches to PF02769.18 AIRS_C, and to PF00586.20 AIRS) yields MKQFIYNNKNLTKFIKASGCAAKLDPSGLTQSIGSILEPHSKLLSSISSNEDAGVFLLEDGSAIVQTLDFITPVVDDPFLYGMIAAANSLSDIFAMGAKAMTAMNIVGFDSCHFENEVLKEIMAGGKSKIKECGAVLVGGHSIETVETIYGLSVTGSVDSSKFWSNNSAKMGDMLILTKPLGSGVLTTALKADMLSLDEIREISNLMSQLNFYAVDALSGLKVNAATDVTGFGFLGHLSEMLRDDVSFDIYKNSIPLLASAKKFSNLGLIPEGSYKNSVFTAEICNIKPDILLSDAQTSGGLIISINEDDAYKALSNLKNAGYESSCIVGTVKRKSEYKINLI; encoded by the coding sequence ATGAAACAGTTTATCTATAATAATAAAAATCTTACTAAATTTATAAAAGCGTCAGGTTGCGCTGCCAAACTAGACCCGTCGGGTTTAACACAAAGCATCGGCAGCATTTTAGAGCCTCATAGTAAGCTTTTATCATCTATAAGTAGCAATGAAGATGCTGGGGTATTTTTACTAGAAGATGGTAGCGCTATCGTGCAGACTTTGGATTTTATAACTCCAGTAGTCGATGATCCGTTTTTATATGGAATGATAGCAGCCGCAAACTCTCTAAGTGATATATTTGCTATGGGTGCAAAAGCAATGACTGCTATGAATATAGTCGGTTTTGATAGTTGTCATTTTGAAAATGAAGTTTTAAAAGAGATTATGGCTGGAGGAAAAAGCAAGATAAAAGAGTGCGGCGCGGTTTTAGTAGGCGGACATAGCATAGAAACTGTAGAAACTATTTATGGACTAAGCGTAACAGGAAGTGTAGATAGCAGCAAGTTTTGGTCAAATAATTCAGCAAAAATGGGCGATATGTTGATACTAACAAAACCTCTTGGAAGCGGCGTTTTAACAACTGCTTTAAAAGCGGATATGCTGAGTTTAGATGAGATACGTGAGATTTCAAATTTAATGTCTCAGCTAAACTTTTACGCTGTTGATGCTCTATCTGGTTTAAAAGTCAATGCTGCTACTGATGTTACTGGATTTGGATTTTTGGGTCATTTGAGCGAAATGTTAAGAGATGATGTAAGTTTTGATATATATAAAAACAGCATTCCTTTACTAGCTAGTGCTAAGAAGTTTTCAAATTTAGGTCTGATTCCTGAGGGAAGTTATAAAAATAGTGTTTTTACCGCTGAAATTTGTAATATCAAACCAGATATCTTGCTAAGCGATGCGCAAACTAGCGGAGGACTTATCATTAGTATAAATGAAGATGATGCTTACAAAGCGCTTTCAAATTTAAAAAACGCAGGATATGAGAGCTCTTGTATAGTTGGAACCGTAAAAAGAAAAAGTGAATATAAAATAAATTTAATCTAG
- a CDS encoding nitroreductase (Pfam match to PF00881.20 Nitroreductase), translating to MNVKEALNFRHACKIFDENRKIDSADFDDILEAGRLSPSSMGMQPWEFEVIEDKKLLEEMRKACWGQVQITTASKVVVIYAKIDDLRASSNYAKSIICGRKDKSEEEQKAYLQRYANMLKDNEGTSDKDIFSWARAQCYLAAQNMMMQAAFLGIDSCPMEGFVRDELESVLSIDTKQKRVALVLTFGYRKNPASKKQRRDIKDIVKYR from the coding sequence ATGAATGTTAAAGAGGCTTTAAACTTTCGTCATGCATGTAAGATTTTTGATGAAAATAGAAAAATAGACAGCGCGGATTTTGATGATATTTTAGAAGCTGGTCGCTTGTCCCCATCTTCTATGGGTATGCAACCGTGGGAATTTGAAGTGATAGAAGATAAAAAGCTTTTAGAAGAGATGAGAAAAGCGTGCTGGGGTCAAGTTCAGATCACGACTGCGTCAAAAGTTGTCGTGATATACGCTAAAATAGATGATCTAAGAGCTAGCTCAAACTATGCTAAATCCATAATATGTGGTAGAAAAGATAAAAGTGAAGAGGAGCAAAAAGCGTACTTACAAAGATATGCAAATATGCTTAAAGATAACGAAGGCACTAGCGATAAAGATATTTTTAGTTGGGCTAGAGCTCAGTGCTATTTGGCAGCGCAAAATATGATGATGCAAGCTGCTTTTTTAGGAATAGACAGCTGCCCTATGGAGGGATTTGTACGAGATGAACTAGAAAGCGTTTTAAGTATAGATACGAAACAAAAAAGAGTTGCTCTTGTGCTTACTTTTGGATATAGGAAAAATCCTGCTAGCAAAAAACAGAGACGAGATATAAAAGATATCGTAAAATACAGATAA
- the flhB gene encoding flagellar export apparatus, flagellar biosynthetic protein FlhB (Pfam match to PF01312.15 Bac_export_2) gives MADDQEKTEEPTGKKLEDARNKGNVAKSQDVSGFVTLLVGFAALVGLLGFMGERLVNLYLYYQGLIGVEITRELFFRITIHSMLQTLLIILPVAICIMIAGIISNVMQFGFLFTVEPIMPNFSKIDPIKGIANLFSLKKLIDSIKIILKVSAVFGVAFYFFLQFVKELPHTIFFSMFNQLLWLKEKMLILAGVMLLLFLIIAIADIFIVRYQYFKGLRMSKQEIKDEFKQMEGDPKVKGRIRQLQMQAARKRMMQNIPTADVVITNPTHYAVALRYDKEKEKAPIVLAKGVDHLALRIRKIATENGIQIVENPPLARELYKLCDVDDQIPANLFQAVAEVLSFVYLGNRAKFESKLK, from the coding sequence GTGGCAGACGATCAAGAAAAAACAGAAGAACCCACCGGGAAAAAGCTAGAAGACGCTAGAAATAAAGGCAACGTCGCAAAATCTCAAGACGTAAGCGGTTTTGTGACGTTGTTAGTAGGATTTGCAGCTCTTGTTGGGCTTTTAGGATTTATGGGAGAGAGACTAGTAAATCTTTATCTTTACTATCAAGGTCTTATCGGCGTGGAGATTACTCGTGAGCTGTTTTTTAGGATAACTATCCATTCAATGCTTCAGACGCTTTTGATAATTTTGCCAGTAGCTATTTGTATTATGATAGCAGGAATCATATCAAATGTAATGCAGTTTGGATTTTTATTTACCGTTGAGCCTATTATGCCAAATTTCAGTAAAATCGATCCGATAAAAGGTATCGCAAATCTGTTTTCTTTGAAAAAACTTATCGATTCTATTAAAATTATATTGAAAGTAAGCGCCGTTTTTGGCGTCGCATTTTACTTTTTTTTGCAGTTTGTAAAAGAACTTCCTCATACTATATTTTTCTCAATGTTTAATCAGCTTTTATGGCTTAAAGAGAAGATGCTTATATTAGCCGGAGTTATGTTGCTCTTGTTTTTGATAATTGCTATAGCAGATATTTTTATCGTACGTTATCAGTACTTTAAAGGTCTTAGAATGAGCAAACAAGAGATAAAAGATGAGTTTAAACAGATGGAAGGAGATCCAAAAGTAAAAGGTCGCATAAGACAGCTTCAGATGCAAGCAGCAAGAAAAAGAATGATGCAAAATATCCCTACTGCAGATGTCGTTATCACAAACCCTACTCACTACGCTGTGGCTCTGCGCTATGACAAAGAAAAAGAAAAAGCTCCGATTGTTTTAGCAAAAGGCGTGGATCATTTAGCACTGCGCATTAGAAAGATAGCTACGGAAAATGGTATTCAAATAGTAGAAAATCCGCCTCTTGCAAGGGAGCTTTATAAACTATGTGATGTCGATGATCAGATACCAGCAAATTTATTTCAAGCCGTTGCCGAGGTGTTAAGCTTCGTTTATCTCGGCAATAGAGCTAAATTTGAAAGCAAGTTAAAATAA
- the nhaA1 gene encoding Na+/H+ antiporter (Pfam match to PF06965.8 Na_H_antiport_1) produces the protein MNIIKNFLQKESASGILIILAMILALILANNGVLNEFYSEILRLDSGIIFGEFKLIKPTILWVNDGLMAIFFFFIGLELKYEFLEGELNSISKVALPSIAGIGGVIVPAVIFYILNHSNSFDVNGWAIPTVSDTAFALAVLFLLGSRIPISLKLFLLSLAIIDDVAAIIIIAIFYTKTLSIISLFISFCAIVVLTILNYKNNQNTYVYLLCGLVLWVSVLMSGVHATLAGIIASMFIPLRDEDGDPEHGMLQSIMHFLHPIVAFLILPIFAFSNAGVVFSKDSILNLTHPVPLGIIFGLFIGKQIGVFSFAFLAIKCKLAELPNGCGWLHLYGLSILTGVGMSMSLFIDGLAYAESDAFLYANKIAILLASTMCAVAGYIVLRKASKSQNEF, from the coding sequence ATGAATATAATTAAAAATTTCTTACAAAAGGAATCAGCAAGCGGCATACTCATAATATTAGCTATGATATTGGCTCTTATACTAGCTAATAACGGTGTTTTAAACGAATTTTACAGCGAGATATTAAGACTTGACTCTGGTATAATTTTTGGCGAATTTAAGCTGATAAAGCCTACGATTTTATGGGTAAATGACGGACTTATGGCGATATTTTTCTTTTTTATAGGACTTGAGCTTAAATATGAGTTTTTAGAAGGCGAATTAAACTCAATTAGCAAAGTAGCTCTTCCTAGCATAGCAGGAATCGGCGGCGTGATAGTTCCAGCCGTCATCTTTTACATACTAAATCACTCAAATAGCTTTGATGTAAATGGTTGGGCTATACCTACAGTTAGCGATACTGCGTTTGCTTTAGCGGTGCTGTTTTTGCTTGGAAGTAGAATTCCTATTAGCTTGAAGCTATTTTTGTTAAGCCTTGCTATCATAGATGATGTGGCTGCTATAATCATCATAGCTATATTTTATACTAAAACATTAAGCATAATATCTCTTTTCATATCATTTTGCGCTATAGTCGTTCTAACTATTTTAAATTATAAAAATAATCAAAATACCTATGTCTATTTATTATGTGGTCTAGTATTATGGGTATCTGTGCTTATGAGCGGGGTTCATGCTACTTTAGCTGGAATCATAGCAAGTATGTTTATACCTTTAAGAGATGAAGATGGAGATCCTGAGCATGGAATGCTACAGTCAATAATGCACTTTTTGCATCCGATCGTAGCGTTTTTGATACTTCCTATATTTGCTTTTTCAAATGCAGGAGTCGTATTTAGCAAGGACTCTATCTTAAACTTAACTCATCCAGTACCACTTGGGATAATATTTGGACTATTTATCGGTAAGCAAATAGGAGTATTTAGCTTTGCTTTTTTAGCTATAAAATGCAAGTTAGCAGAGCTTCCTAATGGCTGTGGATGGCTACATCTATATGGATTATCCATACTAACTGGAGTTGGTATGAGTATGAGTCTTTTCATAGATGGTTTAGCATACGCCGAGAGTGACGCGTTTTTATATGCAAATAAAATCGCCATATTATTAGCCAGCACTATGTGCGCAGTGGCTGGATATATCGTACTTAGAAAAGCTAGTAAATCTCAAAACGAGTTTTAA